In Arthrobacter ramosus, one DNA window encodes the following:
- the kdpB gene encoding potassium-transporting ATPase subunit KdpB, translating to MTRSNTALASDTAAQTYADGNPLGTPGEHKHHTKAPAKLDLASLRSALPVAVRKLAPRQMIHSPVMFTVLVGAALCTAICIFKPAVFGISVTVWLWLTVLFGTLSEAIAEGRGKAQADSLRASRKGVVARRRLEDGTLKEVPGTELRKNDVVICEAGDVIPSDGEIIEGLASVDESTITGESAPVIRESGGDRSSVTGGTKVLSDRIAVRITAEAGETFIDRMIKLVEGAVRQKTPNEIALHVLLVSLTIVFLAVTMSLAPFASLAGATPSPIVLVALLVCLIPTTIGALVPAIGIAGMDRLVQHNVLATSGRAVETAGDITTLLLDKTGTITYGNRRAVNFFPANDVDRTELIEAARLSSLADETPEGRSIVDLAAEKGVGGPDLAALLKGSEDFAVVEFSASTRMSGLDLDGTKIRKGAAAAVAKFVADAGGHTPAEVDLKVQEISAQGGTPLLVAGVGNDGGARVLGTIHLADVVKPGMHARFAELRRMGIRTVMITGDNPITAKAIAAEAGVDHFVAEATPEDKMAVIKEEQAEGRLVAMTGDGTNDAPALAAADVGVAMNSGTPAAKEAANMVDLDSDPTKLINIVGIGKQLLITRGALTTFSVANDVAKYFAIVPALFTAAFPGLGLLNIMGLSTPSSAILSAVIFNALIIIALVPLALRGVKYRAVSANQALARNLAIYGLGGLIAPFIGIKLIDLLISLIPGIG from the coding sequence ATGACCCGGTCCAACACGGCATTAGCCTCGGACACCGCCGCCCAGACATACGCCGACGGCAATCCCCTGGGTACACCGGGGGAGCACAAGCACCACACCAAGGCGCCGGCCAAGCTGGACCTTGCCAGCCTCCGGTCTGCCTTGCCGGTTGCGGTGCGGAAGCTCGCGCCGCGCCAGATGATTCATTCTCCGGTGATGTTCACCGTGCTGGTCGGCGCGGCTCTTTGCACGGCCATCTGTATCTTCAAGCCGGCCGTGTTCGGCATCTCGGTGACCGTCTGGCTTTGGCTGACGGTGCTCTTCGGTACCTTGTCGGAGGCCATCGCCGAGGGACGGGGCAAGGCCCAGGCAGACAGCCTCCGGGCCAGCCGGAAAGGCGTTGTTGCCAGGCGTCGGCTCGAGGACGGCACCCTCAAAGAGGTACCGGGAACGGAACTGCGGAAGAACGACGTCGTCATCTGCGAAGCCGGGGACGTTATCCCCTCCGACGGCGAAATCATCGAGGGCCTGGCGAGCGTGGACGAATCCACCATCACAGGTGAATCGGCGCCCGTCATCCGCGAATCCGGCGGCGACCGTTCCTCGGTGACCGGAGGAACCAAGGTGCTCTCGGACCGGATCGCCGTCCGGATCACGGCCGAGGCAGGCGAGACGTTCATCGACCGGATGATCAAGCTCGTGGAAGGCGCCGTCCGGCAAAAGACGCCCAACGAAATCGCACTCCACGTCCTCCTGGTCTCCCTGACCATCGTGTTCCTGGCAGTCACCATGAGCCTGGCCCCGTTCGCTTCCCTGGCGGGCGCAACCCCGTCGCCGATTGTCCTCGTGGCGCTCCTGGTCTGCCTGATCCCCACGACTATCGGGGCGCTCGTGCCCGCCATCGGCATCGCAGGCATGGACCGCCTGGTGCAACACAATGTCCTGGCCACTTCCGGCCGCGCGGTCGAAACCGCAGGAGACATCACCACGCTGCTGCTCGACAAGACCGGCACCATCACCTACGGCAATCGGCGCGCGGTCAACTTCTTCCCCGCCAACGACGTCGACCGCACGGAACTCATCGAAGCGGCCCGGCTCTCCAGCTTGGCCGACGAGACCCCGGAAGGACGCTCGATCGTGGATCTCGCCGCAGAAAAGGGTGTCGGCGGCCCAGACCTGGCTGCTCTCCTGAAGGGCTCGGAAGACTTCGCCGTTGTCGAGTTCAGCGCCAGCACCCGCATGAGCGGCCTGGACCTCGACGGGACTAAGATCCGCAAGGGGGCCGCAGCCGCGGTCGCCAAGTTCGTCGCGGATGCCGGCGGCCACACGCCTGCCGAGGTGGACTTGAAGGTGCAGGAAATCTCGGCCCAGGGCGGCACCCCGCTGTTGGTGGCCGGCGTCGGGAACGACGGCGGAGCCCGGGTCCTGGGCACCATCCACCTGGCCGATGTGGTCAAGCCGGGCATGCACGCCCGCTTCGCCGAACTGCGCCGGATGGGCATCCGGACTGTGATGATCACGGGGGACAACCCCATCACGGCCAAGGCGATTGCCGCCGAAGCCGGGGTGGATCACTTCGTTGCCGAAGCCACCCCGGAAGACAAGATGGCCGTCATCAAGGAAGAACAGGCCGAAGGGCGGCTGGTGGCCATGACCGGCGACGGCACCAACGATGCCCCGGCCCTGGCAGCGGCGGATGTCGGCGTCGCCATGAACTCCGGTACGCCGGCGGCCAAGGAAGCCGCCAACATGGTGGACCTGGACTCTGATCCCACCAAGCTCATCAACATCGTGGGCATCGGCAAACAGCTGCTCATCACCCGCGGCGCCCTGACCACGTTCTCGGTGGCGAACGACGTCGCGAAGTACTTCGCGATCGTTCCGGCGCTGTTCACAGCCGCGTTTCCGGGGCTCGGCCTCTTGAACATCATGGGCTTGTCCACGCCGTCCTCGGCCATCCTGTCCGCGGTGATCTTCAACGCCCTGATCATCATCGCACTGGTTCCGCTCGCCTTGCGCGGCGTCAAATACCGTGCAGTCTCGGCAAACCAGGCGCTGGCCAGGAACCTCGCGATCTACGGCCTGGGCGGTCTCATAGCTCCCTTCATCGGGATCAAACTCATCGACCTGCTCATTTCCCTCATCCCCGGCATCGGCTAG
- the kdpC gene encoding K(+)-transporting ATPase subunit C, with protein sequence MNTLPGYLRQAGTALRFLLLATVVLGLIYPLAIFGVGQAVAPFQANGSIVKDSAGKPAASALIAQVSANDAGNQNPLWFHARPSAAKWDPGASTASNLGPNDSKLLDAVKANRAAVAAAEGVKESDVPADAVTASGSGLDPQISVAYARLQVPRVAKAHGLSPETVQAMVDRRTVTGLEAFLGQPSVNVTELNLDVAAAAPAK encoded by the coding sequence ATGAACACCCTTCCCGGCTATCTTCGGCAAGCAGGAACGGCGCTGCGGTTCCTGCTCCTGGCCACCGTTGTCCTTGGATTGATCTACCCGCTGGCGATTTTCGGGGTCGGCCAGGCTGTTGCGCCGTTCCAGGCCAATGGTTCCATCGTGAAAGACTCGGCCGGAAAGCCCGCCGCTTCCGCCCTGATCGCGCAAGTCTCTGCCAACGACGCTGGCAACCAGAACCCGTTGTGGTTCCACGCCCGCCCCTCGGCTGCCAAGTGGGACCCGGGGGCGTCAACCGCCAGCAACCTGGGACCCAACGATTCCAAACTGCTCGACGCCGTCAAAGCCAACCGTGCCGCCGTCGCCGCCGCAGAGGGGGTCAAGGAGTCCGACGTCCCCGCCGACGCCGTGACGGCGAGCGGTTCCGGGCTGGACCCGCAGATCTCGGTGGCTTACGCCCGGCTCCAGGTGCCCAGGGTGGCCAAGGCTCACGGGCTGAGTCCCGAAACGGTGCAGGCCATGGTGGACCGCCGCACAGTCACGGGACTTGAGGCCTTCCTGGGGCAGCCGTCCGTGAACGTCACGGAGCTGAACCTGGACGTGGCCGCAGCGGCGCCGGCTAAGTGA
- a CDS encoding ATP-binding protein translates to MARATLRIFLGAAPGVGKTYAMLEEAHRLSGRGEDVVVAFAMDHGRSDTRALLDGLEVIPPHTIAYRDTSFEEMDVDAVLARKPSTAVVDEYAHSNIPGSRNAKRWQDVEELLDAGINVLSTVNVQHLASLGDVVSAITDVRQAETVPDDVVRRADQIHLVDISPELLRQRLGDGKIYSADKIDAALSNYFRMGNLTALRELALLWLADRVDEGLAKYRSEQGIEASWPARERIVIGLTGGPEGEVLVRRAARILKRVNGGDLLAVHVRAADGVAAESPQALEAQRLLVRDLGGSYHTVAGEDPAKALLDFARSVNATQIVVGISRRRSLVGRLTGQGIGNRVVRDSGDIDVHMVSHPLGGRGVDRPRQRDLGRTRVIVGFAMAVVLPVLLQLLLAASPSHSIATAVLLQLTGSVAVALVGGLWPALLGALWSSLLVNFFSIPPVGTLTISDPENILALLVFVGVSAAVAAVVDVSARRSKEAARARAEATTLGDLTRGASSAEDTVEELLKQALDVFQMRGAALYRAAGSTGGAAGGWRLVAKAGEAAPLPPDGGENTEQIDAGTRLVLSGRILPASDRRLLGAFGAHLSAQLERRQLAASRREVMRLAESNTMRTSILRAVSHDLRTPLAGIKLAVGGLRQSNVHYTPEEEQELLATIEECSDRLDVLVGNLLDMSRITSDSVNALIRPLRWYEVIPTALHGIPPGRVRVDLPGNMPEIDADAGMLERVIANIVENAIKYAPDSDVVLVGAAGGFSSSTLDGRPSGELRIIDHGQGVPAENVVRMFQPFQRLNDVPSSTGVGLGLAVAKGFTEAMGGTLTAEETPGGGLTMVIRLPLSTGVAFPNEEAQAPMEAQSVLLERRHVPPSCSSDSASGEAR, encoded by the coding sequence ATGGCACGGGCAACGCTGCGCATTTTCCTCGGGGCAGCCCCGGGGGTAGGGAAGACCTACGCCATGCTTGAAGAGGCCCACCGGTTGAGCGGACGCGGTGAAGACGTGGTGGTGGCTTTCGCCATGGACCATGGGCGCAGCGATACCCGTGCCTTGTTGGACGGCTTGGAAGTCATTCCACCGCACACCATCGCGTATCGGGACACCAGCTTTGAAGAGATGGACGTCGACGCGGTCCTGGCACGCAAGCCGAGCACCGCCGTCGTCGATGAATACGCCCACTCGAATATCCCCGGAAGCCGCAACGCCAAGCGCTGGCAAGACGTCGAGGAACTGCTCGACGCCGGCATCAACGTCCTCTCTACGGTCAACGTGCAGCATCTGGCATCCCTCGGTGACGTCGTGAGCGCAATCACCGACGTCCGGCAGGCGGAGACTGTGCCCGACGACGTCGTGCGGCGTGCCGATCAAATCCACCTTGTTGACATCTCGCCGGAGCTGTTGCGGCAACGGCTGGGCGACGGCAAGATCTATTCGGCGGACAAGATCGACGCCGCGCTGTCCAACTATTTCCGGATGGGCAACCTGACGGCATTGCGGGAACTGGCACTGCTGTGGCTGGCTGACCGCGTGGACGAAGGGCTCGCGAAGTACCGTTCGGAACAGGGGATCGAGGCGAGCTGGCCCGCCCGGGAACGGATCGTCATCGGCCTCACCGGCGGGCCCGAAGGAGAAGTCCTCGTCCGCCGCGCAGCACGGATCCTCAAGCGCGTCAACGGCGGCGACTTGCTCGCCGTGCACGTCCGCGCGGCCGATGGAGTGGCCGCGGAATCTCCGCAAGCGTTGGAGGCCCAGCGCCTGTTGGTCCGGGATTTGGGCGGCAGCTACCATACGGTGGCGGGGGAGGATCCGGCCAAGGCTTTGCTTGACTTTGCCCGCAGCGTGAACGCGACGCAGATCGTCGTCGGGATTTCGCGGCGCCGGTCCCTGGTGGGGAGGCTGACCGGCCAGGGGATCGGCAACCGGGTGGTGCGTGACTCCGGCGATATTGACGTGCACATGGTTTCGCATCCTCTGGGTGGCCGGGGTGTCGACCGTCCGCGGCAGCGGGACCTTGGCCGCACCAGGGTGATCGTCGGGTTTGCAATGGCGGTGGTCCTTCCGGTTCTGTTGCAGCTCCTGCTGGCCGCGAGCCCTTCGCACAGCATTGCGACGGCGGTGCTCCTCCAGCTCACGGGCTCGGTTGCCGTTGCCCTGGTCGGCGGGTTGTGGCCCGCCCTGCTTGGTGCCCTGTGGAGCAGCCTGTTGGTGAACTTCTTCTCCATACCGCCCGTGGGAACCCTGACCATCAGCGACCCCGAGAACATCCTTGCCTTGCTGGTCTTCGTGGGCGTTTCAGCCGCAGTGGCCGCCGTCGTGGACGTCTCGGCCAGACGCTCCAAGGAAGCCGCCCGGGCCCGTGCCGAGGCCACCACCCTGGGTGATCTCACGCGTGGGGCATCGAGCGCCGAGGACACCGTCGAAGAACTCTTGAAGCAAGCGCTGGACGTATTCCAGATGCGCGGGGCGGCACTCTACAGAGCCGCGGGTTCCACTGGCGGGGCGGCCGGCGGCTGGCGCCTCGTCGCGAAGGCCGGAGAGGCCGCACCACTCCCTCCCGACGGCGGCGAAAACACCGAACAGATCGACGCCGGAACCCGGCTGGTCCTGTCCGGCCGCATCCTGCCAGCCAGCGACCGCCGGTTGCTCGGCGCCTTCGGGGCACACCTTTCGGCCCAGCTCGAGCGGCGACAACTGGCAGCGAGCCGACGGGAGGTCATGCGCTTGGCCGAGAGCAACACCATGCGCACTTCCATCCTGCGCGCCGTCTCCCACGACCTGCGGACTCCGTTGGCCGGGATCAAATTGGCCGTGGGCGGCTTGCGGCAAAGCAACGTCCATTACACACCCGAGGAGGAACAGGAGCTGCTGGCAACCATCGAGGAATGTTCGGACAGGCTGGACGTCCTCGTGGGAAATCTCCTGGACATGTCCCGCATAACCTCGGATTCGGTGAACGCCCTCATTCGCCCGTTGCGCTGGTACGAAGTGATCCCGACCGCCCTGCATGGCATACCGCCGGGACGGGTGCGCGTCGACCTGCCCGGAAACATGCCGGAGATCGACGCCGACGCCGGGATGCTGGAACGCGTCATTGCAAACATCGTGGAGAACGCCATTAAGTACGCACCGGATTCCGATGTTGTACTGGTGGGAGCCGCGGGTGGCTTCAGTTCGTCCACCCTGGACGGTAGGCCGTCCGGGGAGCTGCGCATCATCGACCACGGCCAAGGAGTCCCCGCCGAAAACGTGGTCAGGATGTTCCAGCCGTTCCAGCGGCTCAACGACGTCCCTTCCTCCACCGGGGTTGGTTTGGGGCTCGCCGTGGCCAAGGGATTCACGGAAGCGATGGGAGGCACCCTCACCGCCGAGGAGACTCCAGGTGGCGGCCTGACCATGGTCATTCGGCTTCCGCTGTCCACAGGGGTCGCGTTCCCGAACGAGGAGGCGCAAGCTCCCATGGAAGCGCAATCGGTTCTTTTGGAGCGCCGCCATGTGCCGCCGTCGTGCAGCTCAGATAGTGCATCCGGGGAGGCAAGATGA
- a CDS encoding response regulator, translating into MSNVLVVDDDPHIVKALRITLQAHGYTVATASDGESALRSAAQHPVGVLILDLGLPDIDGTTVITRLREWSSVPILVLSARHGSDDKVEALDAGADDYITKPFGLDELLARLRAILRRTADPGEEAPVLVTESFTADLAMRRVTRDGEDVRLTPTEWRILDLFVRNPEKLITQQQLLSEVWGPAYAKEANYLRVYMAQLRRKLEPEPGNPRHLITEVGIGYRFMP; encoded by the coding sequence ATGAGCAACGTCCTGGTGGTGGACGACGATCCCCATATCGTCAAGGCGCTGCGGATCACGCTCCAAGCCCACGGTTACACCGTAGCCACCGCGTCCGACGGCGAATCGGCCTTGCGCTCTGCCGCCCAACATCCGGTGGGCGTCTTGATCCTCGACCTCGGGCTGCCGGACATCGACGGAACCACGGTCATCACCCGCTTGCGTGAATGGAGCAGTGTGCCCATCCTGGTCCTCTCCGCACGGCACGGCTCCGACGACAAAGTTGAAGCCCTGGACGCCGGCGCAGACGACTACATCACCAAGCCCTTCGGGCTCGATGAGCTGCTGGCGCGTCTCCGGGCGATCCTGCGGCGCACCGCGGATCCGGGCGAAGAAGCGCCCGTGCTGGTCACGGAATCGTTCACTGCGGACCTTGCCATGAGACGCGTGACGCGCGACGGCGAGGACGTTCGGCTGACACCGACGGAGTGGAGGATCCTGGATCTCTTCGTGCGCAATCCCGAGAAGCTGATCACCCAGCAGCAGCTCCTCAGCGAGGTCTGGGGCCCGGCCTACGCCAAGGAAGCCAATTACTTGCGCGTGTACATGGCGCAGCTCCGGCGGAAACTCGAACCGGAGCCAGGGAACCCGCGCCACTTGATCACCGAGGTGGGGATCGGGTACCGGTTCATGCCGTGA
- a CDS encoding glycosyltransferase 87 family protein yields MDFLVYRYASVASWPGEDVYARNLFGELLPSEGLPFVYTPFSAALLSVTSLLPAQTSFVLWTTGCVATLAFIIGVCLPRSLPRRRTIWLTLLLLGCCTTIVAQHLVWGQINLFLAGLCLADFVRHTNGRWSRFVPKGVLIGIAAGIKLTPAIFIPYLLITRQWRMAVSAVAGFAGTVIIGGILFPTMSVTYWFSDVWQLSSKVDLGTQFASAGNNSIQGAAAAIGHWAVSPSKVIVIVVAVLGLFAGAKIFRAGQMLAAVLAVGMTASLVSPVSWLHHWVYLIPALVVLWFLGRKPTRVFVAAAALVLLIHGTDLGEHMLQNGPTLLAPLGILLRESLLLISVSTIGLFLALRSRPSPPAAAILDHRPVEGIPART; encoded by the coding sequence GTGGATTTCCTGGTTTATCGGTACGCCTCGGTGGCATCTTGGCCGGGGGAAGACGTTTATGCCCGCAACCTTTTTGGGGAACTTCTGCCCTCCGAGGGCCTGCCTTTCGTCTACACGCCGTTCTCAGCCGCGCTCTTATCCGTCACGAGCTTGCTTCCTGCCCAGACGTCCTTCGTGCTGTGGACCACCGGCTGCGTGGCAACCTTGGCGTTCATCATTGGTGTTTGCCTGCCGCGGTCCTTGCCCCGGCGACGGACGATATGGCTCACGCTTCTTCTTCTGGGCTGCTGTACCACGATCGTTGCGCAGCACTTGGTGTGGGGTCAGATCAATTTGTTCCTCGCCGGACTCTGTCTCGCGGATTTCGTTCGTCACACGAATGGACGGTGGTCCCGGTTCGTTCCGAAAGGGGTGTTGATCGGGATCGCGGCCGGTATCAAGCTGACCCCGGCCATCTTCATTCCATATCTCTTGATAACAAGACAATGGCGTATGGCGGTCTCGGCGGTTGCGGGTTTCGCCGGGACGGTCATTATCGGCGGGATCCTGTTTCCCACCATGTCGGTCACCTACTGGTTCTCAGACGTGTGGCAGCTCAGCTCAAAGGTTGATCTCGGCACCCAGTTTGCCAGCGCGGGTAACAACTCCATACAGGGGGCGGCCGCAGCGATCGGGCATTGGGCAGTCTCACCGTCCAAGGTGATCGTCATCGTTGTGGCCGTTCTCGGCCTGTTCGCGGGCGCGAAGATCTTCCGTGCGGGACAAATGCTGGCGGCAGTTCTGGCCGTTGGAATGACTGCCAGCCTTGTCTCACCTGTGAGTTGGTTGCACCACTGGGTATATCTGATCCCGGCTCTCGTCGTGCTTTGGTTCCTGGGCCGGAAGCCCACTCGCGTATTCGTAGCAGCTGCCGCGCTCGTTCTGCTGATCCATGGAACGGATCTGGGCGAGCACATGCTGCAGAACGGCCCGACCCTGCTCGCACCCTTGGGCATACTCCTTCGGGAGTCTCTGCTGCTCATTTCAGTCTCAACGATTGGCTTGTTCCTCGCGTTAAGAAGCCGTCCATCGCCTCCCGCGGCAGCAATCCTTGACCATCGTCCTGTGGAAGGTATCCCCGCCAGGACCTGA
- a CDS encoding ISL3 family transposase, whose amino-acid sequence MANATSCPGGRWCERADALLGVDGIHVCSVTAAGSGLVLHVETAETVSGCPDCGVVAVGHGRRQVRLHDTPCFGRPVRLLWAKCVWRCPDPDCPRTTFTEEHALAGPRAKLTARAVAWATDGLQRFDTSVSALAHQLGVSWHTAWDAIKAEAARRIAAAGRLAGVNALGVDEHVWSHTGPPGSGMVTGIVDHTRDANGVVHARLLDLVPGRSGKAYADWLKDRGEEFTAGIKTAALDPFRGYANAIRDELPEAITVLDAFHVVKLGSAMVDEVRRRVQQDTLGHRGRKGDPLYGIRRTLQIGAEHLTDKQSARLDAKLTLGDPDHEVTLAWQCYQKLRNIYHARPERGRELVNEVISSFPSCPIPEVSRLGRTLKQWKAAILAYFDTHDAANGPTEAINGVIETTRRIARGFRNFTNYRLRCLLAAGGHRPYRIKQTNHA is encoded by the coding sequence ATGGCCAATGCTACTTCCTGTCCGGGCGGTCGCTGGTGCGAGCGGGCCGACGCGCTTCTTGGTGTCGACGGCATCCACGTCTGCTCTGTCACGGCGGCCGGTTCCGGCCTGGTTCTGCACGTTGAGACAGCCGAAACCGTCAGCGGTTGTCCGGACTGCGGTGTCGTCGCGGTTGGCCACGGCCGCCGGCAGGTCCGGCTCCATGACACCCCGTGTTTCGGGCGGCCGGTGCGGCTGCTGTGGGCCAAGTGTGTCTGGCGCTGCCCGGACCCTGACTGCCCCAGAACCACGTTCACCGAAGAACATGCGTTGGCCGGGCCCCGGGCAAAACTGACTGCCCGGGCCGTTGCGTGGGCGACCGACGGCCTGCAGCGTTTCGACACCTCCGTCTCCGCCCTGGCCCACCAGCTCGGCGTCTCCTGGCACACGGCCTGGGACGCCATCAAGGCAGAGGCCGCCCGGCGGATCGCAGCGGCCGGCCGGCTGGCAGGGGTGAACGCGCTAGGCGTGGATGAGCATGTCTGGTCCCATACCGGGCCGCCGGGTTCCGGCATGGTCACCGGGATCGTGGACCACACCCGCGACGCGAACGGTGTGGTGCATGCCCGGTTGCTGGACCTTGTTCCGGGGCGGTCCGGGAAGGCCTACGCCGACTGGCTCAAAGACCGCGGGGAGGAATTCACCGCCGGCATCAAAACGGCGGCGCTGGATCCGTTCCGCGGTTACGCGAACGCGATCCGAGACGAACTGCCCGAAGCCATCACCGTCCTGGATGCCTTCCATGTCGTGAAACTGGGATCAGCCATGGTCGATGAGGTCCGCCGCCGGGTCCAGCAGGACACCCTCGGGCACCGCGGACGCAAGGGCGACCCGCTCTACGGGATCCGCCGGACCCTGCAGATCGGCGCCGAACACCTCACCGACAAACAATCCGCCCGGCTCGACGCGAAACTCACCCTCGGGGACCCGGACCACGAAGTCACCCTGGCCTGGCAGTGCTACCAGAAGCTCCGCAACATCTACCACGCCCGGCCGGAGCGGGGCAGGGAACTCGTCAACGAGGTGATCTCCTCCTTCCCGTCCTGCCCGATACCGGAAGTCTCCCGACTGGGCCGGACACTCAAACAATGGAAGGCAGCGATCCTGGCCTACTTCGACACCCACGACGCGGCCAACGGGCCCACTGAAGCGATCAACGGCGTCATCGAAACCACCCGCAGAATCGCCCGCGGCTTCCGCAACTTCACCAACTACCGACTCAGATGCCTACTCGCCGCCGGCGGCCACCGCCCCTACCGGATCAAACAGACCAACCATGCCTAA